The Pygocentrus nattereri isolate fPygNat1 chromosome 2, fPygNat1.pri, whole genome shotgun sequence genome has a window encoding:
- the pex19 gene encoding peroxisomal biogenesis factor 19, which produces MAERQAAGADAELDELLDSALDDFEKTSVPRAAPEAAAASCAEAQSSGSKPPLLEDSQFFESLFEGEMANQAKEEWERAMAELAQEEPELLQHFQKLSEAAGKVGTDPASQQEFTSCLKETLSGLAKNADNLQAAGLAGDDLAKTLEGLGLEDGEGAGDDGNILPIMQSIMQNLLSKDVLYPSLKEITEKYPEWLNSNRQSLPPEELHRYQQQHRIMGEICSQFERGSDGESSFENILELMQKLQDLGQPPKELAGEAPPGLNFDPESLHLPGGPGAAGAEQCSVM; this is translated from the exons ATGGCGGAGCGGCAGGCCGCGGGCGCGGACGCGGAGCTGGACGAGCTGTTGGACA GTGCCCTCGATGACTTTGAGAAGACCAGCGTCCCTCGTGCGGCGCCTGAAGCCGCTGCGGCCTCCTGCGCAGAAGCACAAAGTTCTGGGTCAAAG CCGCCTCTCCTGGAGGACAGTCAGTTCTTCGAGTCTCTGTTCGAGGGCGAGATGGCGAACCAGGCGAAGGAGGAGTGGGAGAGAGCGATGGCCGAGCTGGCGCAGGAGGAGCCGGAGCTGCTGCAGCATTTCCAGAAACTCTCTGAGGCTGCGGGAAAAGTCG GAACGGATCCAGCTTCACAGCAGGAGTTCACCTCCTGCCTGAAAGAGACGCTGAGCGGATTAGCCAAAAACGCAGACAACCTGCAG GCTGCCGGACTGGCCGGAGACGATCTGGCTAAGACTCTGGAAGGGCTGGGATTGGAAGACGGTGAAGGAGCAGGGGACGATGGGAATATTCTGCCTATCATGCAGTCCATCATGCAGAACCTCCTGTCCAAGGATGTCCTCTACCCGTCCCTCAAAGAGATCACGGAGAAG TATCCTGAGTGGCTGAACAGTAACCGACAGTCTCTCCCGCCGGAGGAGCTCCACAGATACCAACAGCAGCACAGGATCATGGGAGAGATCTGCAGCCAGTTCGAGAGAGGCTCCGACGGAGAGAGCAGCTTTGAGAACATTCTGGAACTCATGCAGAAG CTGCAGGACCTGGGCCAGCCGCCGAAGGAGCTCGCCGGAGAGGCA CCCCCCGGTTTGAACTTCGATCCCGAGTCTCTGCACCTCCCCGGTGGTCCGGGCGCAGCCGGAGCGGAGCAGTGTTCGGTGATGTGA